A segment of the Fibrobacter sp. UWB4 genome:
CCGCCCGCAATTACAGTTTTAGAAGGCTCTCTTGGGTCTAACCTGTCAACGCGTCCCAATTTATCCCGCTGGCCGTAGCTCAGAAGCATATATCGCTTGATGGATTCTGCGGTGTGTTCTCTAGTGATATGGCTTGTTGTTGATTTCAAGTCGCGCATAAAGACAGGGCCGCAAGGCGTCTGTTTTTTTGCTGGTTCGGGTAGAACAACAGCGTCTTCTGTACGTGAACCAATCACGATAAAGCGTTTTCTTTTTTGGGGAACTCCGTAATACGAGGCATCAAAGATCCGGGGACCTGCTATTTTATATCCGAGTTTTTTCAAATCGTCCAGCGCCTTTTTTATTTTGCCTGTAGAATCGCATTCCAAAATGCCTTCCACATTTTCAATCAAAAAAGCTTTGGGCTTGAATTTTTTGATGAACCAGATATAATCAAAGATTAGCATTCCCTTTTCTTCGTCGTCAAAGCCTTTTCTCTTGAAATTTTCACCCTCCTTGTTGAACCTTTGGTTTGCGGCAATGCTAAACGACTGGCAAGGAGGACCTCCGTGAAAAACACCCTCGAAATTTTCACTTATGCCATTTTCAGCAAGAATCTTTGCTAGTTCTTCTCTTTTGCTGATATCGCCGCTGTAATTGGGCGGACCGATCACAATTTTTGAAGGGTCGTTTTTTCTCAGGGTATTGCAAAATGTTTCGTTGAATTCAATGGAAATTTTCGTCTGTATTCCTGCGTAGCTAAAGCCGATATCTAGGCCGCCCGCTCCAGAAAAGAAACTGACCGCAGGTATATTGTCCTGCGCTTTGGGGATGTCATCCAGACATTCTATTTTCTCTAAACATTCTTTGGGAATATAGTCGTCTTGCGTGTAAGACAAGTCGTCATAAGAAAGTTCCTGATCATTTAGCAACTCTGAAAAATCGAGATGCTGCTCGATAGATTTGTTTAGAAGATTTTCTTGTTTATCGATCGTTAGTTTCTTTTTCATGCGTTCTTTATTGCAGATAATGCAGATGAGAATATTTCTTTAGCTTCTTCTTTTGTGCTGAAATCAGATTTGTTATGTTCTTTTAACCAGTTTCGATAATATATGTGAATGGCCTTATGGCAGGAAGGGCACAAGCCTATGACATCATCCAGGGATGTCCCGCTAGTTGAAATTTTTATCGTAGATGCCAAAGGTAGTAAATGATGAATCTCTAGCATGTAGTCTGTCCACGGATAAACCCCTCTCATATCTTTTTGACATAATTGGCATTTGGCTTCAGGGTTTTTGTCTCTATAATATTTCCGCAACAGGGAGCTTCTTTCAATTCTAAAGTGCTCAACCTTCTTCCGGTCGCCTTCGATGAATTCAAGGTCTAAAGGCGCGTCTGTAAAGGCTTCTATTTCTGGCGTAACAGATTTAGAGTCCAGACGAGTCATTTGCATAAACTCATCTAGTGCGTCGCTTGCTGGATCCCGGTTTTCGGGAACCAATACCGTATGGAGAAGGTCTTTCTTGGTGGACTTGGATAATGGTTCGAGATATAAATGTTTGTTGTAATACTTCAGAATGCTTAGCTGGCTAAAAAATATAAGCATTTCTCTAACTTGTCTAAGATCCTCATCACAGTCGTTTGGAGTGAGATTTTTATAAAAGTCCAAATCTTCTTTGCCTGTGCATTTGTTTGCTACAATATATCTGGCGACTTCGTCAAGAGAAATTTTTGACTCTAGACCAAGCTCTTGCCGTGCAATAAGAAATTTTAGAATGGCGCAAAACGGATATGTTCTTGTCTCGTTCGGATTGTAGCCGTCAAAAGCAGGGAATGGAAAACTGAATTTTGGAATGTATCTCAAAAAATAGTCATCTACATTTTTGATCAGCCCGTTGTCGGATGCCAAATCTCTACAAAAATCAGTGATGAAAAGGGTGTTTTCCTGGGGACCTTTGGTAGGGAATGTAGCAAGAAACGCACACTGGAAAACACGTTTGTAATTTCGCTTGATCGGGTAATCTTTTCTGTCGGGTGCAAAAGGCATCCCGGTGTCGGCCATTATGTTTTGCCTAAACTTGTCTTCAATGGATCCCAGATTAAGATGATCGAATTTTACGAGAACCTTTGCGATTTCCCGTAATGTATCGAACTGAAAATATTTTAATCTGCCCTGGTCCCAACGCCACATCATGTACCTTAGTCTCCTTTCATAAGATAAAAAAAAGAGATGTCAGCAAATTGTCAATTTTAAACTTTTTTTCGTTTTTTATTTTTTCAGCTTGTCAATCAGCCGTTTGGCGGGGTAGCCGACGAGCTGGAAACCTTTTTCCCAGATGAAATCCTTGATGCGCTCGGTGCGGGTTTCATTGCTCTGGGGGAGCCAGCTCTTGTCAAAGTCTGCATCTATCCCTGCGTTGAGAATGAGGGTTGTGTAGTCCTTGTTGAGGGCGTCGTAGGCGTGATGGCGTACGAAGTGCTTTT
Coding sequences within it:
- a CDS encoding DNA cytosine methyltransferase — encoded protein: MKKKLTIDKQENLLNKSIEQHLDFSELLNDQELSYDDLSYTQDDYIPKECLEKIECLDDIPKAQDNIPAVSFFSGAGGLDIGFSYAGIQTKISIEFNETFCNTLRKNDPSKIVIGPPNYSGDISKREELAKILAENGISENFEGVFHGGPPCQSFSIAANQRFNKEGENFKRKGFDDEEKGMLIFDYIWFIKKFKPKAFLIENVEGILECDSTGKIKKALDDLKKLGYKIAGPRIFDASYYGVPQKRKRFIVIGSRTEDAVVLPEPAKKQTPCGPVFMRDLKSTTSHITREHTAESIKRYMLLSYGQRDKLGRVDRLDPREPSKTVIAGGTKGGGRSHLHPFHPRTLSVRECARLQTFPDSYEFTGANARQFTQVGNAVPPLLAYKLACAIKAVFHQE
- a CDS encoding HNH endonuclease — its product is MMWRWDQGRLKYFQFDTLREIAKVLVKFDHLNLGSIEDKFRQNIMADTGMPFAPDRKDYPIKRNYKRVFQCAFLATFPTKGPQENTLFITDFCRDLASDNGLIKNVDDYFLRYIPKFSFPFPAFDGYNPNETRTYPFCAILKFLIARQELGLESKISLDEVARYIVANKCTGKEDLDFYKNLTPNDCDEDLRQVREMLIFFSQLSILKYYNKHLYLEPLSKSTKKDLLHTVLVPENRDPASDALDEFMQMTRLDSKSVTPEIEAFTDAPLDLEFIEGDRKKVEHFRIERSSLLRKYYRDKNPEAKCQLCQKDMRGVYPWTDYMLEIHHLLPLASTIKISTSGTSLDDVIGLCPSCHKAIHIYYRNWLKEHNKSDFSTKEEAKEIFSSALSAIKNA